A single Mixta calida DNA region contains:
- the ttcA gene encoding tRNA 2-thiocytidine(32) synthetase TtcA: protein MQENQPNNKKEQYNLNKLQKRLRRNVGEAIADFNMIEEGDRIMVCLSGGKDSYTMLEILRNLQQSAPVNFSLVAVNLDQKQPGFPEHVLPQYLESLGVEYKIVEENTYGIVKDKIPEGKTTCSLCSRLRRGILYRTATELGCTKIALGHHRDDILQTLFLNMFYGGKMKGMPPKLMSDDGKHIVIRPLAYCREKDIERFAIARQYPIIPCNLCGSQPNLQRQVIADMLRDWDKRYPGRIETMFSAMQNVVPSHLADTTLFDFKSIQHGSEVVDGGDLAFDRETLPLQPVGWQPEEDDVAPGARLDILEIK from the coding sequence ATGCAAGAAAACCAACCAAATAACAAAAAAGAGCAGTACAACCTGAACAAACTCCAGAAGCGCCTGCGCCGCAACGTGGGCGAAGCGATTGCCGATTTCAATATGATTGAAGAAGGCGACCGCATCATGGTCTGCCTGTCAGGTGGCAAAGACAGCTATACGATGCTGGAAATTCTGCGCAACCTGCAACAGAGCGCGCCGGTGAATTTTTCGCTGGTGGCGGTCAATCTTGACCAGAAGCAGCCGGGCTTCCCGGAGCATGTGCTGCCGCAGTATCTGGAATCGCTCGGCGTGGAATATAAAATCGTCGAAGAGAACACTTACGGCATCGTCAAAGATAAAATTCCGGAAGGCAAAACCACCTGCTCGCTCTGTTCACGCCTGCGTCGCGGCATTCTTTACCGTACGGCTACCGAGCTGGGCTGCACCAAAATCGCACTGGGGCATCATCGCGACGATATTTTGCAGACGTTGTTTTTGAATATGTTCTACGGCGGCAAGATGAAAGGCATGCCGCCGAAGCTGATGAGCGACGACGGCAAGCATATCGTTATCCGTCCGCTGGCCTACTGCCGCGAAAAAGATATCGAGCGTTTCGCCATTGCGCGCCAGTATCCGATTATCCCCTGCAACCTGTGCGGCTCGCAGCCGAATCTGCAGCGTCAGGTGATCGCCGATATGCTGCGCGACTGGGATAAACGTTATCCGGGACGGATAGAAACTATGTTCAGCGCAATGCAGAACGTGGTGCCTTCTCACCTGGCTGATACCACGCTGTTTGATTTCAAAAGCATTCAGCACGGCAGCGAAGTGGTGGACGGCGGCGATCTCGCCTTTGACCGCGAAACGCTGCCGCTGCAACCTGTCGGCTGGCAGCCGGAAGAAGATGATGTCGCGCCCGGCGCGCGTCTCGATATTCTGGAAATTAAATAG
- the ynaL gene encoding proline-rich small protein YnaL yields the protein MLTKWTPHQISASDPVPTDPVPIPEPIPQPQPQPDPSPDPEPIIDPPPHM from the coding sequence ATGCTGACTAAGTGGACACCCCATCAAATTTCCGCTTCCGATCCTGTGCCGACCGATCCCGTGCCGATTCCAGAGCCGATTCCGCAACCCCAGCCGCAGCCCGATCCCTCGCCGGACCCGGAACCCATTATCGATCCACCGCCGCATATGTGA
- the zntB gene encoding zinc transporter ZntB: MNVIEGKALQVSDAIIACQLDGQGGLIPIEDKDVIHCERPCWLHLNYTHRQSAEWLSTTPLIPDAVRDALAGDSLRPRVSRLGDGFMITLRSVNLNSDSRPDQLVAIRVFINDKLIVSTRRRKVYAIDEVLNELQNGNGPVDGGSWLVEVCDVLTDHASEFIEDLQDKIIELEDALMDQNVPPRGELALLRKQLIVMRRYMAPQRDVYARLASEKLGWMDDDERRRMQEISDRLGRSLDDLDASVARTAVLADEIASVMAEAMNRRTYTMSLLAMLFLPTTFLTGLFGVNLGGIPGAESHQGFAIFCLMLVVLVVGVALWLRKRKWL; this comes from the coding sequence GTGAACGTCATAGAAGGAAAAGCGCTACAGGTATCGGATGCGATTATCGCCTGCCAGCTTGATGGACAGGGCGGTCTTATCCCGATTGAAGATAAAGATGTTATCCACTGCGAGCGGCCCTGTTGGCTGCACCTTAACTATACCCACCGGCAGAGCGCCGAGTGGCTCTCCACCACGCCGCTGATCCCGGATGCGGTGCGCGATGCGCTGGCGGGCGACAGCCTGCGTCCGCGCGTCAGCCGGCTCGGCGACGGATTTATGATCACGCTGCGCAGCGTTAACCTCAACAGTGATTCCCGTCCCGATCAGCTGGTCGCCATTCGGGTGTTTATCAACGATAAGCTGATTGTCTCCACGCGCCGCCGCAAGGTATACGCCATCGATGAGGTGTTGAACGAGCTGCAAAACGGCAATGGTCCGGTCGATGGTGGCAGCTGGCTGGTAGAGGTGTGCGACGTGTTAACCGACCACGCCAGTGAATTTATCGAAGACTTGCAGGATAAGATTATTGAGTTGGAAGATGCGCTGATGGATCAGAACGTGCCGCCGCGCGGCGAGCTGGCGCTGCTGCGCAAGCAGCTGATCGTGATGCGACGCTATATGGCGCCGCAGCGGGATGTCTATGCGCGGCTGGCCAGCGAAAAGCTGGGCTGGATGGATGATGATGAACGTCGCCGCATGCAGGAAATTTCCGACCGGCTGGGGCGCAGCCTCGACGATCTCGATGCCAGCGTAGCGCGCACCGCCGTGCTGGCGGATGAGATCGCCTCGGTGATGGCGGAAGCGATGAACCGACGCACCTACACCATGTCGCTGTTGGCGATGCTTTTTCTCCCGACCACCTTTCTCACCGGCCTGTTTGGCGTCAATCTGGGCGGCATTCCTGGCGCGGAAAGCCATCAGGGATTTGCGATTTTTTGTCTGATGTTAGTCGTACTGGTGGTGGGTGTTGCCCTGTGGTTGCGTAAACGTAAGTGGTTGTAG